One window of Sphingobacteriales bacterium genomic DNA carries:
- a CDS encoding ABC transporter substrate-binding protein, with translation MILPMFFFLKRLIIPFCCFTLFICCGDSTGNKDIKDAKIFRYNQSSGITSLDPAFAKDQANIWAINQLFNGLVQMNDRLEVIPAIAKSWEISPDGLTYTFHLRNDVYFHDHPVFEGGKGTKVTAADVAYSFGRIIDKDVASAGAWLFNDRVSVSEPFTAINDSTFQLKLKQPFRPMLGILTMQYCSVVPKKIVEHFGKTFRSNPVGTGPFKFSVWKENETLVLTANPNYFETNESGKRMPFIDGVKITFMENKRNAYLSFIEGKIDLLSGIDATYKDDLLTSDGELRPELNTKIQLLRSPYLNTEYLGIMLGKTGLSELQNKKVRQAINYAIHREQIVQYLRNNIGNPAFSGFVPKGLPSFDESAVRGFTYQPEKARQLLKEAGFENGKGLPVIPFETTDAYQDISTAIQNQLKEVGIQVAVSLNPASFLREKAAKGEAVMFRGSWIADYPDAESYFTFFYGKNPAPPNYTRFNHAEFNQLYLQSLTVNDDNSRYDIYRNLDKIILEEAPVVPLYYDEVLRFVHPRVKNLGINPLNLLHLKQVTL, from the coding sequence ATGATACTACCCATGTTTTTCTTCCTCAAACGTTTGATAATACCGTTTTGTTGTTTCACTCTTTTTATCTGCTGCGGCGATTCAACCGGCAACAAAGATATTAAGGATGCTAAAATATTCAGGTACAACCAATCTTCTGGTATCACTTCATTAGACCCTGCATTTGCCAAAGATCAGGCAAATATCTGGGCAATTAATCAATTATTTAACGGTTTGGTTCAAATGAACGACCGTTTGGAAGTTATCCCCGCAATTGCAAAAAGCTGGGAAATCAGTCCGGATGGGCTTACTTATACTTTTCACCTTCGCAACGATGTCTATTTTCACGACCATCCTGTTTTTGAAGGAGGGAAAGGGACAAAAGTAACTGCTGCCGATGTTGCTTACAGTTTCGGTCGCATTATCGATAAAGATGTGGCTTCGGCAGGTGCTTGGTTGTTTAACGACAGGGTTAGTGTTTCCGAACCTTTTACTGCAATAAACGACTCGACCTTTCAACTAAAACTGAAACAACCTTTCCGGCCTATGTTGGGAATACTAACCATGCAATATTGCAGTGTTGTACCCAAAAAAATAGTTGAACATTTCGGCAAAACTTTCAGAAGTAATCCTGTCGGAACAGGACCTTTTAAGTTTTCGGTGTGGAAAGAAAACGAAACCTTAGTTTTAACCGCTAATCCAAATTATTTTGAAACGAATGAGTCAGGTAAAAGAATGCCTTTTATAGATGGTGTTAAAATAACCTTTATGGAGAATAAGCGAAATGCTTATTTGTCTTTTATAGAAGGGAAAATTGACCTGCTTTCAGGAATTGATGCGACTTACAAAGACGACCTTTTGACTTCTGATGGGGAGTTAAGGCCGGAGTTGAACACTAAAATTCAGCTTTTGCGTTCGCCCTATCTCAATACCGAATATTTAGGAATCATGTTGGGCAAAACCGGATTAAGCGAACTTCAAAACAAAAAGGTCAGGCAGGCCATTAACTACGCCATTCATCGCGAACAAATTGTTCAGTATCTGAGAAACAATATCGGTAATCCGGCATTTTCGGGCTTTGTTCCAAAAGGTCTTCCCTCGTTTGATGAATCAGCCGTAAGAGGTTTTACTTACCAACCGGAAAAAGCACGTCAGTTGCTGAAAGAAGCCGGTTTTGAAAATGGAAAAGGGCTGCCTGTTATTCCTTTTGAAACGACAGATGCTTATCAGGACATCAGTACTGCCATTCAAAATCAGTTGAAAGAAGTCGGCATCCAAGTAGCTGTTTCACTAAACCCCGCCTCTTTTTTGAGGGAAAAGGCCGCTAAGGGAGAAGCTGTAATGTTTCGCGGCTCATGGATTGCAGATTATCCCGATGCCGAAAGCTATTTTACTTTTTTTTACGGCAAAAATCCTGCTCCTCCAAATTATACTCGGTTTAACCATGCTGAATTTAACCAACTTTATCTGCAATCATTAACCGTTAACGATGACAATAGCCGATATGATATTTACAGGAATCTCGATAAAATTATATTAGAAGAAGCTCCTGTTGTCCCTTTGTATTATGACGAAGTGTTGCGTTTCGTTCATCCAAGGGTTAAAAATCTCGGCATTAATCCGTTGAATCTGCTCCATCTTAAACAGGTAACTCTATGA
- a CDS encoding YigZ family protein, producing the protein MEAVSAFLDEVKSEHPKATHHCYAYRLGTDKELNYRSNDDGEPSGTAGKPILGQIDSKGLSNVMVIVVRYFGGTKLGVSGLIGAYKTSARMVLTESLIVEKEVEITFEIQFAYLNMNEVMSLVKRYPLKILYQSFDNQCQIKIRMAKGQSASLLKYLEELEEIEVLWKNP; encoded by the coding sequence ATGGAAGCTGTATCTGCATTTTTGGACGAGGTGAAGTCCGAACATCCAAAAGCTACCCATCATTGTTACGCATATCGTTTGGGAACTGACAAAGAACTCAATTATCGGAGCAACGATGACGGCGAACCTTCGGGAACAGCTGGGAAGCCCATTTTGGGGCAAATTGACTCAAAGGGGTTGAGCAATGTGATGGTGATAGTGGTGCGTTATTTCGGCGGCACAAAATTGGGGGTTTCCGGTTTAATTGGGGCTTACAAAACGTCTGCCCGAATGGTGCTTACCGAATCTCTGATTGTTGAAAAAGAGGTTGAAATTACCTTTGAGATTCAATTTGCTTATCTGAATATGAACGAGGTAATGAGCTTGGTAAAGCGATATCCTTTAAAAATTTTATACCAATCGTTTGATAATCAATGTCAGATAAAGATTAGAATGGCTAAAGGGCAATCAGCCTCATTGTTAAAATACTTAGAGGAACTTGAGGAAATTGAAGTGCTTTGGAAAAACCCATAG
- a CDS encoding tetratricopeptide repeat protein, giving the protein MKKYLLYLLFALAVVVWMFSYCRNTGSDKKPVEASAYLNLNDTVEYVGSETCRGCHSNIYESFMRTGMGESFYHATPQKSAATFGQHVAVYDSINNFYYHPFWKNDSLFIREFRLSGRDTVFQRAQYIKYIIGSGQHTNSHIYDDNGYLFQAPVTFYTQKGIWDLAPGFEGGFSSRFNRIIGLECMTCHNSLPEFVSQSENKFNQVPLGIGCERCHGPGEVHVKQKMAGILVDTSLHTDFSIVNPRNLPTRELQMNVCQRCHLQGVSVLKAGKTFEDFKPGMPLTDIMDIFLPEYDGAQTKFIMASQAHRLTKSECYQKSEMTCLSCHNPHVSVKETPRSAFNNACINCHRELQHQTVCTLPEQRRMETNQNDCSGCHMRISGSIDIPHVTIHDHFIRKPLDPESINQIENFIGLVAATGGNPDALTRAKGYLHYFESYTQTPALLDSAIFYLQSSDAKQAKKLEVQIHALYLKSRFDEIIQLVKLTKPQELTDAWTAYRVGEAYLQLEQTEQALSFFEKAVILLPLQPDFNVKLGVSLLKLNRFDEAKIVFLKLLKEDGQHISALTNMGFIEVNYGNLLQAENYYLKALSLNPDYEQALLNLAGLKILQRKLPEAKQLIAQVLAKNPNNEQAKAIWQQLIR; this is encoded by the coding sequence ATGAAAAAATACTTACTGTATCTCCTTTTTGCATTAGCCGTTGTGGTTTGGATGTTTTCCTATTGCCGGAATACAGGCTCGGATAAAAAGCCGGTCGAAGCATCGGCCTATCTAAATTTGAACGATACGGTAGAATATGTCGGATCGGAAACCTGCAGGGGCTGTCATTCCAATATCTACGAATCGTTTATGCGAACAGGCATGGGGGAATCTTTTTACCATGCAACTCCTCAAAAAAGCGCCGCAACTTTTGGTCAACACGTTGCGGTGTATGACAGCATCAACAATTTCTATTACCATCCCTTTTGGAAAAACGATTCATTGTTTATTCGCGAGTTTCGGCTTTCGGGAAGGGATACGGTTTTTCAACGTGCGCAATACATTAAATACATCATTGGGTCGGGACAACATACCAACTCGCATATTTATGACGACAATGGTTATTTGTTTCAGGCCCCCGTTACTTTTTATACGCAAAAAGGAATTTGGGATTTGGCTCCCGGATTTGAAGGCGGGTTTAGTTCGCGATTTAACCGTATCATCGGGTTGGAATGTATGACCTGCCACAATAGTTTGCCCGAATTTGTGAGTCAATCGGAAAACAAGTTTAACCAAGTTCCTTTGGGCATTGGGTGCGAACGATGTCATGGGCCGGGAGAGGTGCATGTGAAACAAAAGATGGCAGGTATCTTGGTAGATACTTCTTTGCATACCGATTTTTCGATTGTTAATCCCCGCAACTTGCCGACCCGCGAATTACAGATGAATGTTTGTCAACGTTGTCATTTACAGGGGGTGAGTGTGTTGAAAGCCGGCAAAACTTTCGAGGATTTTAAACCCGGGATGCCCTTAACTGATATAATGGATATTTTCTTGCCGGAGTATGACGGGGCACAAACCAAATTTATCATGGCATCGCAGGCGCATCGGTTGACCAAAAGCGAGTGTTACCAAAAAAGCGAAATGACCTGTTTGAGTTGTCATAACCCACATGTCAGTGTGAAGGAAACACCGCGAAGTGCTTTTAATAATGCCTGCATCAACTGTCATCGGGAACTGCAACACCAAACGGTTTGCACCCTTCCCGAACAGCGACGGATGGAGACCAATCAAAACGATTGTTCGGGTTGCCACATGCGCATTTCGGGCAGCATTGATATTCCGCATGTAACCATTCACGACCACTTTATCAGAAAACCTCTTGATCCTGAAAGCATCAACCAAATTGAAAACTTTATCGGATTGGTGGCAGCAACAGGGGGCAATCCCGATGCGTTGACCCGTGCAAAAGGGTATCTGCATTATTTTGAAAGTTATACTCAAACACCGGCTTTGCTCGATTCAGCAATATTTTACTTGCAAAGTTCCGATGCAAAGCAAGCCAAAAAACTTGAAGTTCAAATACATGCTCTTTATCTTAAAAGCAGGTTTGACGAAATCATACAGTTAGTAAAACTAACCAAACCACAAGAACTAACCGATGCCTGGACTGCTTATCGTGTGGGGGAGGCATATCTTCAACTGGAACAAACAGAACAAGCCTTGTCTTTTTTTGAAAAAGCCGTGATTCTGTTGCCGCTTCAACCCGATTTTAATGTTAAACTCGGTGTAAGTTTACTAAAACTGAACCGGTTTGATGAGGCTAAAATTGTTTTTTTGAAACTGCTAAAGGAAGATGGCCAGCATATCTCAGCCCTTACGAATATGGGATTTATTGAGGTAAATTATGGAAATTTGTTGCAGGCAGAAAACTATTATCTCAAAGCTCTAAGCCTTAATCCCGACTATGAGCAGGCTTTGTTAAACTTGGCGGGTTTGAAAATATTGCAACGCAAATTGCCCGAAGCCAAGCAACTCATCGCACAAGTGCTTGCCAAAAACCCGAACAACGAGCAGGCTAAAGCAATTTGGCAGCAATTGATTAGATAA
- a CDS encoding rhodanese-like domain-containing protein, with translation MQDITVTELKHRLDSGEKIIIIDVREPHEFADFNIGGQLIPLGKFADHLDEFEEHKEDEIILYCRSGKRSHTAKEIMIAQGFTKPRNLLGGMLEWRDKFGG, from the coding sequence ATGCAAGATATAACAGTAACAGAATTGAAACACAGACTTGATAGCGGTGAAAAAATAATTATCATTGATGTCCGTGAACCTCATGAATTTGCAGACTTTAATATTGGTGGGCAACTGATACCTTTAGGCAAATTTGCCGACCATCTTGATGAATTTGAAGAACACAAGGAAGATGAAATCATTCTATATTGTCGTTCCGGAAAAAGAAGTCATACAGCAAAAGAAATTATGATTGCTCAAGGATTTACCAAACCTCGTAATTTGCTCGGAGGGATGTTGGAATGGCGGGATAAGTTTGGGGGTTGA
- a CDS encoding DUF5103 domain-containing protein, which translates to MFWLPIAAQPDTEKAEPVWAEEYYVPDRLEFADAVYQANIKTVIFSPKNRFLAMPVIALYGKEQIELIFDALDEDIQNYSYTLTHCTWDWQKSALDPFDFINGFTRDDITYYRNSFNTSQSYVQYRLSVPNSSMQITKSGNYLLKVYANDDPENLVLTRRFMVIENLLTVQPNLLTSAIPQYFNTHHRLSFNIGYSGFQINNPIEEVYVNILQNGRWDNAITGLKPLFLRNNELVYDYIDQTLFPSGSEFRFFDTRTLRIQTERVQNITKKKNISHVYLSPDLIRSNEQAQGRWRMRLNLADMNGKFQIGVADWGFTFLDADYTYVHFNLPMETPVSNGNIYIFGGLTDWTVSPVNQMRYNLSTKSYEGVLYLKQGLYDYQYVVKYDGGGALDTSFIEGNDITTENDYAILVYFRSFNNRYDRLVAFSTTNSRR; encoded by the coding sequence ATGTTTTGGTTGCCAATAGCAGCTCAGCCCGACACAGAAAAGGCTGAACCGGTTTGGGCAGAAGAATATTATGTTCCTGATAGGTTGGAGTTTGCAGATGCTGTTTATCAGGCAAATATAAAAACGGTTATTTTTTCTCCTAAAAACCGTTTTTTGGCTATGCCTGTAATTGCATTATACGGAAAAGAACAAATAGAGTTGATATTTGATGCCTTAGATGAAGACATTCAGAACTATAGCTACACCTTAACTCATTGTACTTGGGATTGGCAAAAAAGCGCACTTGACCCCTTTGATTTTATCAACGGATTTACCCGCGATGACATAACATATTACAGGAACTCTTTCAATACTTCACAATCTTACGTTCAATACCGGTTGTCTGTTCCTAACAGTAGTATGCAAATCACCAAATCTGGAAACTATTTGCTCAAAGTATATGCAAACGACGATCCGGAAAATCTGGTTTTAACGCGCAGGTTTATGGTGATAGAAAACCTGTTGACCGTTCAACCTAATTTACTGACAAGCGCTATCCCTCAATATTTTAACACCCATCACCGGCTTAGTTTTAACATCGGGTATTCAGGATTTCAGATTAACAACCCGATAGAGGAAGTTTATGTAAATATTTTACAAAACGGACGTTGGGACAATGCCATTACCGGGCTAAAACCTTTGTTTTTGCGCAACAACGAATTGGTGTATGACTATATAGATCAAACCTTGTTTCCTTCGGGTAGTGAATTCAGATTTTTTGATACCCGTACATTGAGAATTCAAACCGAACGGGTGCAAAACATTACCAAGAAAAAAAACATAAGCCATGTATATCTTTCACCCGACCTGATTCGTAGCAATGAGCAAGCGCAAGGGCGGTGGCGTATGAGACTGAATTTAGCCGATATGAATGGAAAATTTCAAATTGGAGTAGCTGATTGGGGGTTCACCTTTCTCGATGCCGATTATACTTATGTGCATTTTAACCTTCCGATGGAAACTCCGGTTTCTAACGGAAATATTTATATTTTTGGTGGTTTAACCGATTGGACTGTTTCTCCGGTAAATCAAATGCGCTATAACCTTTCCACCAAGTCCTATGAAGGGGTTTTGTATTTAAAACAAGGACTTTACGATTATCAGTATGTGGTGAAATACGATGGGGGAGGAGCTTTGGATACTTCTTTTATTGAAGGTAATGACATTACCACCGAAAATGATTATGCAATACTCGTCTATTTTCGCTCTTTTAATAACAGATACGACCGGTTAGTTGCATTTTCTACAACAAATAGCAGACGTTAG
- a CDS encoding type IX secretion system membrane protein PorP/SprF has protein sequence MKKISILLIVVFCLFSASTQAQQIHQLTQYMVNDFAFNPAVAGSQDKFISKFGFRKQWAGIEGAPTTGLLSIHGNLSEKRSVGLGLLLYGDATGPTRRNGLQLAYAYQLPLNLEFENETFLGFGIAGALTQYSLRFDELILHDAGDPQIGTGNQSKLGGDAHLGIYLSNPKYWVGLSLNQLFASKFTFEGAVENIKNARHFYVTGGYNFAVSEKFGLSPGAILKMVKGTRPQAELNLRAIYDKQYWLGLAYRTEDAVSVLLGIDLKQGFNFTYAYDITTSNLNQVSNGSHEITIGYNFNVPKVIK, from the coding sequence ATGAAAAAAATCAGCATACTCCTCATAGTGGTATTTTGCTTGTTCAGTGCATCCACACAAGCTCAGCAAATTCATCAACTTACCCAATACATGGTGAACGATTTTGCTTTTAATCCGGCAGTTGCAGGTAGTCAGGATAAATTTATCAGCAAATTTGGCTTTCGAAAACAGTGGGCAGGAATTGAAGGCGCTCCCACGACAGGACTTTTAAGTATTCATGGAAATCTAAGCGAAAAACGGTCGGTTGGGCTGGGGCTATTACTTTATGGCGACGCTACAGGACCTACCAGACGCAACGGACTACAATTGGCTTATGCCTATCAGTTGCCATTGAATTTGGAGTTTGAAAATGAAACTTTTTTAGGTTTCGGAATTGCCGGAGCATTGACACAATATAGCCTTCGGTTTGATGAACTGATTTTACATGATGCAGGCGACCCACAAATTGGCACCGGCAATCAAAGCAAATTGGGCGGAGATGCTCATTTAGGCATTTACCTGAGCAACCCTAAATATTGGGTCGGATTGTCTTTAAATCAATTGTTTGCCAGTAAATTTACTTTTGAAGGAGCAGTTGAAAACATCAAAAACGCAAGACACTTTTATGTTACCGGTGGTTACAATTTTGCAGTTAGCGAAAAATTTGGACTTTCACCCGGAGCAATCCTGAAAATGGTAAAAGGTACAAGACCACAAGCCGAACTAAATTTGAGAGCTATTTATGACAAACAGTATTGGCTTGGATTGGCTTACAGAACTGAAGATGCGGTCAGTGTTTTATTGGGTATAGATCTGAAACAAGGTTTTAATTTTACCTATGCTTACGATATTACTACATCCAACCTCAATCAGGTTTCAAATGGCTCACACGAGATTACGATAGGATACAACTTTAATGTTCCAAAAGTAATTAAATAA